The genomic DNA AAGCCATACTCTGCGCCGCCCAGGAAGCCTTTGGGCAACTGGGATTCCACGCCGCCACCGTCAAGGACGTGGCTGGCCGCGCCGACGTTTCCTTCGGCCTCGTTTCCCACTACTTCGGCAGCAAGCAGGATCTCTTCCTGGCCGCCGGATTCGACATGGCCGACCGGCTGATCCTCTGTCTGCACGAAGCCACAGCCAAGGCAGAGACCGGCATTGAGGCCATCCGGGCCTACATGTCCGCATATTTCGATTTTACCGAAGAGCACAGGACCGGCTTCCCCGTCCTGTTGCGCTGCTCCCCCTTCAGCCACATGGAGCCCGGTGTCGACGGCGCCAAGGTGGCCGAGAAGTTCAGCATTTTCATTGACGAGCTCAAACGCTGCGTCGCCCTCGGCATCGAGGACGGCACGATCCGTTCCCTCCCCCTGGAACAGACCGCACTCATCATCTACGGCAACATCGTCGGCTCGGTCCGCACCAGCCTCCTGTCGCCGTACGAGTCCAACAACCTCTTCGCCGAGACCATCAACCACGTGGAACGCAGCATAACCGTCCTCTCCAACGAGATCGCCGTCGAGAACGGCATCCCCATGGAGCAGGCAAACGCGTCGAGAACGGAATCAAGAGCGAGGTAGACACCATGTTCAAGAATCTTACCGCCGCAAGAATCATCGAGATCGTATTGGGCAGCCGTGCATGGCTGCAATACATAGACTCCTTCAAGTCCTGGTCTGAAGACTGGGCAACAAAACAGCACCCTTAGTCCCGAACGAATCAACACCTCCTAAGGCGCACAGAAATGGACCGCAACCCACACCTGACAGCCTGACAGATACGTTTCGGACACCCCGGCAATGCCGGGTATCAGGGAGCCGCGCCAGCGGCTCCCTTTTTTTTCGCCCTATTCTGACTGTCGCATTTGCGGCACTTTTGTTGCACCATGTCGCGTTGCGCGACACTTGCAACATCAATGCGACATGTCCAAATACAGAATGCATTTTATAGGATTGCTATAACTATTGAATAATCCTGATTATAATAAAAATAATAAGAGAATGGCACACTGGTTGCTAGTCATGGGTAGCGTTTCGCCAACAACCATATCAAACGCAATGCGGGAGGGCATGATGTTTGAAAAAAATGTGACCAAAGTCGTTCAGGACTGCATCCTCGACAGTGGCATCCAGGCCAAGGTCGTGGCTCAAAAGATCAACAAGCCGTATTCAACCCTGATGCGTGAAATCAACCCCTTCGACGCCAGTGCCAAACTGGGAGCCGAAACCCTGCTCGAAATCATGAAGGTGACGCGGGATGTGCGTCCGCTCCAGTTCATGGCGTCGGAGATGGGGTTCAGCCTAGAAACGGGCACAGCCTAGACCTTTTTCAACCGATTTTCAGCCGGGCCTCGCGCCCGGCTTTTTTTTGGGGAGGAAACAAAAGCCCGCGACTGCC from Pseudodesulfovibrio thermohalotolerans includes the following:
- a CDS encoding TetR/AcrR family transcriptional regulator, which codes for MTKKEAILCAAQEAFGQLGFHAATVKDVAGRADVSFGLVSHYFGSKQDLFLAAGFDMADRLILCLHEATAKAETGIEAIRAYMSAYFDFTEEHRTGFPVLLRCSPFSHMEPGVDGAKVAEKFSIFIDELKRCVALGIEDGTIRSLPLEQTALIIYGNIVGSVRTSLLSPYESNNLFAETINHVERSITVLSNEIAVENGIPMEQANASRTESRAR
- a CDS encoding phage regulatory CII family protein — translated: MMFEKNVTKVVQDCILDSGIQAKVVAQKINKPYSTLMREINPFDASAKLGAETLLEIMKVTRDVRPLQFMASEMGFSLETGTA